In one window of Chitinophagales bacterium DNA:
- the mrdA gene encoding penicillin-binding protein 2 translates to MPAFNQSRSMVIRLIFGSVFVIIVLQLINLQIFSTKYKLAADNNAFYRKVIYPDRGIIFDRKKKAILENTISYDLVVTPSEAKGTDTLGLCQILGIDTAEFKKRMRDVIFKNSYVRPSVFEALLSPELYYKLSENMYRFPGFVLNERSIRSYPYRTAAHVLGYIGEVDTNFLKKHRDEGYEMGDYAGLAGLERTYESVLMGQRGIKRFIRDNKGRIQGSWENGLFDTAAIAGRNLYTAMDVEIQQMAEKMLTNKIGSAVAINPKTGGIIAMASGPSYDPNLLTGSTRRRNFSRMFLDTAKPLYNRAIKGQYPPGSTFKPMGAIIALDEGIIGPSFGVGCGGAYFGCGSVRVGCTHKNAGHASNLRDALANSCNSYFSHIYRMAIDNPRLQGKHAGYLKWKEYVNSFGLGVKLGIDLPSEDRGSIPDTGRYNRDFGNDRWGSCFNLTLGIGQDRMTATPLQLANMMCVIANKGYFYTPHLVDSIERETAEDKAMMQKYRDKHEVTHIPDTTFQIIHRAMQDVTERGTATNARIDGINMCAKTGTAQNPHGKDHSIFVAFAPRENPQIAVAVVVENAGFGSTWAAPIASLMIEKYLRDTLSQRRLAEVDRISNADLLPVAIKRWYQRKDSIRLAKQQAAIDESAQIESKQEDRKVTFDPETGTRTDGPTKDTAKPKQQTPMLRPDDKKNAIKKATTNTRR, encoded by the coding sequence ATGCCGGCATTTAATCAAAGCAGAAGTATGGTGATCCGACTCATCTTCGGATCTGTTTTCGTGATCATTGTGCTGCAGCTGATCAACCTGCAGATTTTTTCAACCAAGTACAAACTGGCTGCTGACAACAATGCCTTCTATCGAAAGGTTATCTACCCTGATCGAGGTATCATTTTCGATCGCAAGAAAAAAGCCATACTGGAAAATACCATCAGCTATGATCTGGTAGTTACTCCTTCTGAAGCGAAGGGAACAGATACACTCGGCCTTTGTCAGATTCTGGGTATCGATACCGCAGAATTCAAAAAGCGCATGCGCGATGTGATCTTCAAAAACTCTTATGTAAGACCTAGCGTATTCGAAGCATTACTCTCTCCCGAGCTCTACTACAAGCTTTCAGAAAATATGTACCGTTTTCCAGGCTTTGTACTGAATGAGCGCTCAATTCGCTCTTACCCATACAGAACTGCAGCACACGTACTGGGCTATATTGGTGAAGTAGATACCAATTTCCTGAAAAAGCATCGCGATGAAGGTTATGAAATGGGTGATTATGCCGGCTTGGCGGGATTAGAACGCACGTATGAATCAGTGCTGATGGGACAAAGAGGTATCAAACGTTTCATCCGCGATAACAAAGGCCGTATTCAAGGCTCATGGGAGAACGGCTTATTCGATACTGCTGCAATTGCTGGCCGTAACCTCTACACAGCTATGGATGTAGAGATACAGCAGATGGCAGAGAAAATGCTCACCAATAAAATTGGTAGTGCTGTTGCCATCAACCCAAAAACAGGTGGCATTATTGCGATGGCATCCGGGCCATCTTATGACCCCAATCTCTTAACCGGTAGTACGCGCAGAAGAAATTTCAGCCGTATGTTCCTGGATACTGCCAAGCCATTGTATAACCGTGCTATTAAAGGACAGTATCCGCCCGGCTCCACATTCAAACCCATGGGTGCCATCATTGCATTAGATGAAGGCATTATTGGCCCATCTTTCGGTGTGGGTTGTGGCGGTGCCTATTTTGGTTGTGGTAGTGTGCGTGTTGGCTGTACACACAAAAATGCTGGTCACGCATCTAACCTGCGTGATGCATTGGCCAATTCCTGCAACTCTTACTTCTCGCATATCTATCGCATGGCTATTGACAATCCAAGATTGCAAGGCAAACATGCTGGCTACTTAAAATGGAAAGAGTATGTAAACTCCTTTGGTCTTGGTGTTAAACTGGGTATTGACCTGCCTTCTGAAGACAGAGGTAGTATTCCTGATACTGGCAGATATAATCGTGATTTTGGTAATGACAGATGGGGAAGCTGTTTCAACCTCACACTGGGTATTGGTCAGGACCGTATGACGGCCACACCATTACAATTAGCCAATATGATGTGCGTGATCGCAAACAAAGGTTATTTCTACACACCGCATCTGGTTGACTCTATTGAACGCGAAACCGCGGAAGACAAAGCCATGATGCAGAAGTATCGCGATAAACATGAAGTAACACATATACCCGATACCACATTCCAGATTATCCATCGCGCCATGCAGGATGTAACCGAACGTGGTACTGCTACCAATGCCAGAATTGATGGCATTAATATGTGTGCGAAAACCGGTACTGCTCAGAACCCACATGGTAAGGATCACTCCATCTTTGTTGCCTTCGCGCCTAGAGAGAATCCTCAGATTGCTGTTGCAGTGGTGGTGGAGAATGCAGGTTTCGGTTCTACGTGGGCTGCACCCATTGCTTCGCTAATGATTGAAAAATACCTGCGCGATACTTTATCACAAAGAAGATTAGCAGAAGTAGACCGTATCAGCAATGCAGATCTTTTACCGGTGGCTATTAAAAGATGGTATCAACGCAAAGATTCCATTCGACTGGCTAAACAACAAGCAGCAATTGATGAGAGTGCCCAGATAGAAAGCAAACAGGAAGACCGTAAAGTAACCTTCGATCCAGAAACAGGCACCAGAACAGACGGACCAACAAAAGATACTGCCAAGCCCAAACAGCAGACGCCTATGCTAAGGCCTGATGATAAAAAGAATGCCATTAAAAAAGCGACGACCAATACCAGAAGATGA
- a CDS encoding alkane 1-monooxygenase gives MPIRAIKYLSPLLMFVLAWFAFTGKGWVCFAPVLYAYVFIPLLELFIQPDSKNMSAAEEEVAKQDAVYDWILYAVVPLQYAALGLFLFSFQQEELSWVDITGRIFSMGLLCGAFGINVAHELGHRVNKIEQTMAKMLLLTSQYMHFIIEHNKGHHKRVATHDDPSSARLRESLFAFYPRTIGMSYLSAWHIENNDLRKAGKPVISIYNEMIWFLIIQIGLIAMIAWLFGTTIMLYYLAAAMLGIGLLETVNYIEHYGLRRKEIEPGKFERAMPEHSWNSNHLIGRLMLFELSRHSDHHYLASRKYQILRHHDDAPQMPTGYPGMMILAHFPPLFFYIMEKQMKKYGIVVQ, from the coding sequence ATGCCCATTAGAGCCATTAAATATTTATCGCCTCTGCTAATGTTTGTATTGGCATGGTTTGCTTTTACAGGCAAAGGCTGGGTATGTTTTGCACCTGTACTTTATGCATATGTGTTTATTCCGCTGTTGGAATTATTTATTCAGCCAGATTCCAAAAATATGAGTGCTGCTGAAGAAGAAGTTGCCAAACAGGATGCAGTCTATGATTGGATACTCTATGCGGTAGTGCCTCTTCAGTATGCAGCCCTTGGTTTATTCCTGTTTTCATTTCAGCAGGAGGAACTGAGTTGGGTAGATATTACAGGAAGAATTTTTTCTATGGGTTTGTTGTGCGGCGCTTTTGGTATCAATGTGGCACATGAGTTAGGACATCGAGTGAATAAAATAGAGCAAACTATGGCAAAAATGCTTTTACTCACTTCTCAGTACATGCATTTCATTATTGAACATAATAAAGGTCATCATAAACGGGTGGCTACACATGATGATCCTAGTTCTGCACGTTTGCGTGAAAGCCTGTTTGCATTCTATCCTAGAACTATTGGTATGTCTTATCTCAGTGCCTGGCATATTGAAAACAATGATTTACGTAAAGCAGGTAAGCCTGTGATCAGTATCTACAATGAAATGATTTGGTTTCTCATCATTCAGATTGGCCTAATCGCCATGATTGCTTGGTTATTTGGTACCACAATTATGCTCTACTATCTGGCTGCTGCTATGCTGGGTATTGGCTTACTGGAAACGGTGAATTATATCGAGCATTATGGACTGCGCAGAAAGGAAATAGAACCAGGCAAGTTTGAAAGGGCCATGCCTGAACATAGCTGGAATAGTAATCACCTGATTGGCCGACTGATGCTTTTTGAACTGAGCAGACACAGCGATCATCATTATTTGGCCAGTAGAAAATACCAAATTCTTCGTCACCATGATGATGCACCACAGATGCCAACAGGCTATCCGGGTATGATGATTCTGGCACATTTTCCACCTTTGTTTTTCTATATCATGGAAAAGCAGATGAAGAAATACGGAATCGTTGTACAATAA
- the purD gene encoding phosphoribosylamine--glycine ligase → MNILLLGSGGREHALAWKMTQSHHCDELYIAPGNPGTATLGTNIALNMLDFAAVKAFCIEKQISIVVVGPEEPLVKGITDYLMDVATGTWNGFVVGPSANAAQLEGSKAFSKQFMQRHGIPTAAYAEFTAANYEEGKRYIAQHSLPVVLKADGLAAGKGVVIAETHDAALQCFEDMILHQQFGVASSKVVIEQFLTGIEVSVFVLTNGVDYQIIGHAKDYKRIGEGDTGLNTGGMGCVTPVPFMDHVFMQKVEARIIQPTINGIAKEGLVYNGFVFFGLMNVQGEPFVIEYNCRMGDPETEVVMPRLQTDLVSMFAAMDNGTLADVNINYHEGAFATVMAVSGGYPGDYAKGKTMQIGDTGSSILFHAGTALKENTLVTNGGRVIAVTSKGNSISDAVNRSAKALENIQFEGMYYRKDIGYEFAD, encoded by the coding sequence ATGAACATCCTTTTACTTGGTTCCGGCGGAAGAGAACATGCACTGGCATGGAAAATGACACAAAGCCATCATTGTGATGAATTGTACATCGCACCCGGCAACCCCGGCACTGCAACATTGGGCACCAATATTGCTTTGAACATGCTCGACTTTGCAGCAGTAAAAGCTTTTTGCATAGAGAAACAAATTTCCATAGTGGTTGTAGGACCTGAAGAACCACTGGTAAAAGGCATTACAGATTATTTGATGGATGTAGCAACTGGTACATGGAATGGTTTTGTGGTTGGTCCATCAGCGAATGCAGCACAACTAGAAGGCAGTAAGGCTTTCAGCAAACAATTCATGCAAAGACATGGCATTCCTACTGCAGCATATGCAGAGTTTACTGCTGCTAATTATGAAGAAGGCAAAAGGTATATCGCACAACATAGTTTACCCGTTGTATTAAAAGCAGATGGTTTAGCTGCAGGTAAAGGTGTGGTGATTGCAGAAACACATGATGCAGCATTGCAATGTTTCGAAGACATGATATTGCATCAACAATTTGGTGTAGCAAGTAGCAAAGTGGTGATTGAGCAATTCCTTACTGGCATTGAGGTGAGTGTGTTTGTGTTAACGAATGGTGTAGATTATCAAATCATCGGTCACGCAAAAGATTACAAACGCATTGGTGAAGGCGATACAGGATTGAATACAGGTGGCATGGGTTGTGTAACACCTGTACCATTCATGGATCATGTGTTCATGCAAAAAGTAGAAGCGCGTATCATTCAGCCAACCATCAATGGTATTGCAAAAGAAGGTTTGGTCTACAATGGTTTTGTGTTTTTTGGATTGATGAATGTGCAAGGCGAACCATTTGTGATTGAATACAATTGTCGCATGGGCGATCCTGAAACAGAAGTAGTAATGCCGCGTTTACAAACAGATTTGGTCAGCATGTTTGCAGCGATGGATAATGGCACATTGGCTGATGTAAACATCAATTATCATGAAGGTGCATTCGCAACAGTGATGGCCGTAAGTGGTGGTTATCCCGGCGATTATGCAAAAGGCAAAACCATGCAGATTGGTGATACAGGCAGCAGTATTTTATTTCATGCAGGCACTGCATTAAAAGAAAATACATTAGTTACAAATGGTGGCAGAGTAATTGCCGTTACCAGCAAAGGAAACAGCATTTCTGATGCAGTAAATAGATCCGCAAAAGCACTGGAAAATATCCAATTTGAAGGCATGTATTACCGAAAAGACATCGGTTATGAATTTGCCGACTAG
- a CDS encoding rod shape-determining protein → MGLFNFFTQEIAIDLGTANTLIIHNEEVVVNEPSIVALNRNNPKEVLAVGKKALMMHEKTHESIRTIRPLKDGVIADFNAAELMLREMIKMVYPKKPLFPPSWRMVICIPSSITEVEKRAVRDSAEQAGAKEVYMIHEPMAAALGIGIDVEEPVGNMIIDIGGGTTGITVIALAGIVCDQSIRIAGDEFTADIMEALRRYHSLLIGERTAEQIKIHVGAAMKDLDNPPDDIPVNGRDLVTGIPKQIMVSYQEIAEALDKSIFKIEEAILKALETTPPELAADIYRRGLYLTGGGALLRGLDKRLSAKIKLPVHVADDPLKSVVRGTGIALKNYQRFPFIMK, encoded by the coding sequence ATGGGCTTATTTAATTTTTTCACTCAGGAGATCGCGATTGATCTCGGCACCGCTAACACCCTAATCATCCACAACGAAGAGGTGGTGGTGAACGAGCCTTCCATCGTGGCCCTGAACCGTAACAATCCTAAAGAAGTGCTGGCCGTGGGTAAAAAGGCCTTGATGATGCACGAAAAGACCCACGAAAGCATTCGCACCATCCGCCCCCTGAAAGACGGGGTAATTGCTGATTTCAACGCCGCCGAACTAATGCTGCGTGAAATGATCAAGATGGTTTACCCCAAGAAACCCCTTTTCCCGCCCAGCTGGAGAATGGTGATTTGTATCCCCTCTTCAATTACAGAAGTAGAAAAACGTGCCGTTCGCGACAGTGCTGAACAGGCTGGCGCCAAGGAAGTATACATGATTCACGAGCCTATGGCAGCTGCCTTGGGTATCGGTATCGACGTAGAAGAACCCGTGGGCAACATGATCATCGATATCGGTGGTGGTACTACCGGTATTACGGTAATTGCCCTGGCAGGTATTGTGTGCGACCAGAGTATCCGTATTGCCGGTGACGAGTTTACTGCTGATATCATGGAAGCCCTCCGCCGCTATCACAGCTTGCTGATTGGTGAAAGAACTGCCGAGCAGATCAAGATCCACGTAGGTGCTGCCATGAAGGATCTGGACAATCCGCCGGATGATATCCCTGTAAATGGCCGCGACTTGGTTACTGGTATTCCTAAGCAGATCATGGTTTCTTACCAGGAAATCGCCGAAGCACTGGATAAGAGCATCTTCAAAATTGAAGAAGCCATCCTGAAAGCTTTGGAAACTACGCCACCTGAACTGGCTGCCGATATTTACCGCAGAGGTTTATACCTTACCGGTGGTGGTGCACTGCTGCGTGGTTTGGATAAGCGTCTGAGCGCCAAGATCAAATTGCCTGTTCATGTAGCAGACGATCCGCTGAAAAGCGTGGTGCGTGGTACCGGTATTGCCCTGAAAAACTATCAGCGATTCCCCTTCATCATGAAATAA
- the mreC gene encoding rod shape-determining protein MreC gives MKNIFLFIRRYFIFLSFLVLQVICIVTLSTYSRTHEAFFSTAANEVTGRINSQYSGVSTYFNLKETNRQLSEENARLRNMLAQNFQAPDSSIAQVTDSSYRDSTTRYRKFTYLPAHVVGNSVSLPANYLTLERGSKQGVEKGMAVTGPQGIVGVVVAVSDNYSKVMSLLNRNSKVSSMLKKDNVTGSVEWDGNDPSYLTLKGIPRSAKVVKGDTVLTSNYSANYPSHLMVGTVAAVNSDPATNFYTIKVKTATNFFSIQYVNIIANKRYNEQTELENQQLKNQ, from the coding sequence GTGAAGAACATATTTCTGTTCATACGTCGCTACTTCATCTTCCTCAGCTTTTTAGTGCTGCAGGTAATCTGCATCGTTACACTGAGCACCTATAGCCGTACACACGAAGCCTTTTTCTCTACGGCTGCCAATGAGGTAACCGGCAGAATCAATAGCCAGTATAGCGGCGTTAGCACTTACTTCAACCTCAAAGAAACCAATCGCCAGCTGTCGGAAGAGAACGCCCGCCTGCGCAATATGCTGGCACAGAATTTTCAGGCGCCAGATAGTAGCATTGCACAGGTAACTGACTCCAGCTACCGCGACAGTACCACACGTTACCGCAAATTCACTTATCTGCCTGCCCATGTAGTGGGTAATTCGGTTAGCCTGCCTGCCAACTACCTTACTTTGGAAAGGGGCAGCAAACAAGGTGTAGAAAAAGGAATGGCCGTTACCGGACCACAAGGAATTGTTGGTGTGGTGGTAGCCGTAAGCGATAACTATTCCAAAGTGATGAGCTTACTGAACCGCAATAGCAAAGTGAGCTCCATGCTTAAAAAAGACAATGTAACCGGCAGTGTGGAATGGGATGGCAACGATCCATCTTACCTCACCCTGAAAGGCATACCCAGAAGCGCGAAAGTGGTGAAGGGTGATACGGTGTTAACGAGTAACTACTCGGCCAACTATCCATCACACCTGATGGTGGGTACTGTAGCAGCAGTAAACTCTGACCCGGCTACCAATTTTTATACAATCAAGGTAAAAACGGCGACAAACTTCTTCAGCATCCAGTACGTGAATATCATTGCCAACAAACGTTACAATGAGCAAACAGAACTGGAAAACCAACAACTAAAGAATCAATGA
- a CDS encoding rod shape-determining protein MreD, whose amino-acid sequence MSSLLKNIIRFILFIFLQVYVLNEVPPLHQFIVPYLYFLFILWLPYSLGRFGLLLLSFAFGMTLDYFTGTPGLHAAPCTLIAYLRPFLLNLLIPQEGKEQSYAEPSPKSMGWAPYALYAGLLTFIHHFYLVLIEWLQFGDFLYFLGKVTGTTLISLLLILLSELIFFRKAKYRTNAA is encoded by the coding sequence ATGAGCAGTCTGCTGAAAAATATCATCCGTTTCATCCTGTTCATCTTCCTGCAGGTATATGTACTCAACGAAGTACCGCCCCTGCATCAGTTCATTGTTCCCTACCTCTATTTCCTATTTATTCTCTGGTTACCTTATTCCTTGGGCAGATTCGGACTACTCCTTTTGAGTTTCGCCTTTGGCATGACACTGGATTATTTTACCGGTACTCCGGGATTGCATGCCGCGCCCTGCACCTTGATTGCCTATCTCCGCCCCTTCTTGCTGAACCTGTTAATTCCACAGGAAGGCAAGGAACAGAGCTATGCCGAACCTAGCCCTAAAAGTATGGGATGGGCACCCTATGCATTGTATGCAGGCTTGCTCACTTTCATTCACCACTTCTACCTAGTGCTGATAGAGTGGTTACAGTTTGGCGACTTCCTGTATTTCCTCGGAAAAGTAACCGGCACTACCCTGATCAGCTTACTGCTGATTCTACTGTCTGAGCTGATCTTTTTCAGAAAAGCCAAGTACCGCACCAACGCCGCTTAG
- a CDS encoding OPT/YSL family transporter: MSDQQFQPFVPDNANVKEFTVKAIVMGGIFGIIFGAATVYLALKAGLTVSASIPIAVIAITLGRKFLGTTILENNIIQTTGSAGESIAAGVVFTLPGFLFLTEPSSANFFNYMTILTLAIFGGILGTLMMIPLRRSLIVKEHGVLPYPEGTACGSVLKAGEKGGDFAKTAFQGLGFAFVYAFLQKIFHLIAETPAFMTKQAQKFYPSAKISGEITPEYMGVGYIIGPKISGVLVAGGVLAWFVFIPLLASLVPADVIALQLIKLGYLGGLDKQGGPGGWDPVTHTFSDYSTAIYRAYIRQIGAGAVAAGGFITLFKTIPTIISSFKGSIGSLKEGSGSASVARTERDLSVKIVGIGSLVLILLMTVLPQVPGDSILSKLVLGILVVVFGAFFVTVSSRIVGLIGSSNNPISGMTIATLMGTCLIFIAVGWTGKVYEPMALVVGGMICIAAANAGATSQDLKTGYIVGATPKYQQIALFIGAIVSSIAIGATVKILDTPSQELLAQGIQHAIGTDKYPAPQGTLMATLVKGILSFNLDWQFVLVGAAIAITMELCGIKALSFAVGTYLPLSTTLPIFIGGAIRGIVDGKKKKSGKVMSEEEEDLGKGNLFATGLVAGGAVAGVIVAFLSANDTITNLLKKVNLEHGLVDSLGENGYYLLGVGFFAIMGTVLYRIAMKKQEA; this comes from the coding sequence ATGAGTGATCAGCAATTTCAGCCCTTTGTACCGGATAATGCCAACGTAAAAGAGTTTACAGTAAAAGCCATCGTGATGGGTGGCATCTTCGGTATCATCTTTGGTGCTGCAACCGTGTATCTGGCTTTGAAAGCCGGCTTAACCGTATCGGCATCTATTCCCATTGCGGTGATTGCGATTACGCTGGGTAGAAAATTTTTAGGTACAACAATTCTTGAGAATAATATCATTCAAACTACAGGTTCTGCAGGCGAGAGTATTGCAGCAGGTGTGGTGTTCACCCTGCCGGGATTCTTATTCCTTACTGAACCCAGCAGTGCGAATTTCTTCAATTACATGACCATCCTAACCCTGGCCATTTTTGGTGGTATTCTGGGTACACTGATGATGATTCCTTTGAGAAGATCCTTGATTGTAAAAGAACATGGTGTATTGCCCTATCCTGAAGGAACAGCTTGTGGCTCAGTATTGAAAGCCGGTGAGAAGGGCGGTGATTTTGCCAAGACTGCTTTTCAAGGCTTGGGTTTTGCATTTGTATATGCGTTTCTGCAAAAGATATTTCACCTGATTGCAGAAACACCTGCATTCATGACCAAGCAGGCGCAGAAATTTTATCCTTCAGCCAAAATCAGTGGTGAGATTACACCTGAGTATATGGGTGTGGGTTATATCATTGGTCCGAAAATTTCTGGCGTACTCGTAGCGGGTGGTGTATTGGCTTGGTTTGTGTTCATTCCATTATTAGCATCATTGGTGCCGGCAGATGTGATTGCTTTGCAATTAATCAAACTGGGTTATTTGGGTGGATTGGATAAACAGGGTGGCCCTGGTGGATGGGATCCGGTAACACATACATTCAGTGATTACTCTACTGCGATTTATCGTGCCTATATCAGACAAATTGGTGCAGGTGCAGTAGCGGCCGGTGGTTTCATCACTTTGTTTAAAACAATACCCACCATCATCTCTTCTTTCAAAGGCAGTATTGGTTCTTTAAAAGAAGGTAGTGGTTCAGCAAGTGTAGCCAGAACAGAAAGAGATTTATCTGTGAAGATTGTGGGTATCGGTAGTTTGGTGTTGATTTTATTGATGACTGTGTTGCCACAAGTGCCAGGCGATAGTATTCTCAGCAAATTGGTGTTGGGCATACTCGTAGTGGTATTTGGTGCATTCTTCGTTACGGTTTCTTCACGCATTGTTGGTTTGATTGGTTCCTCTAATAATCCTATCAGCGGTATGACCATCGCTACTTTGATGGGTACTTGTTTGATCTTTATTGCAGTGGGCTGGACGGGTAAAGTATATGAACCCATGGCACTCGTAGTAGGTGGTATGATTTGTATTGCTGCTGCCAACGCAGGTGCTACATCACAAGATTTGAAAACGGGTTATATCGTAGGAGCAACACCTAAGTATCAGCAGATTGCTTTATTTATTGGTGCCATTGTTTCTTCTATAGCTATTGGTGCAACCGTGAAAATTCTGGATACGCCATCACAAGAATTATTAGCACAGGGTATTCAACATGCGATTGGTACAGATAAATATCCTGCACCACAAGGAACCTTGATGGCTACTTTGGTAAAAGGAATTCTTTCTTTTAACCTCGATTGGCAATTTGTATTGGTAGGCGCTGCCATTGCCATCACTATGGAACTCTGCGGTATCAAAGCATTGAGTTTTGCAGTGGGTACCTATCTTCCTTTAAGTACCACACTCCCCATCTTTATTGGTGGTGCCATTAGAGGTATTGTAGATGGTAAGAAAAAGAAATCTGGTAAAGTTATGAGTGAAGAGGAAGAAGATCTGGGTAAGGGTAACTTGTTCGCCACCGGTTTAGTGGCAGGTGGTGCAGTTGCCGGTGTGATAGTCGCTTTCTTATCTGCCAATGATACCATCACCAATTTATTAAAGAAAGTAAATCTGGAACATGGATTGGTTGATTCATTAGGTGAGAACGGTTATTACTTATTAGGGGTAGGATTTTTTGCAATCATGGGTACAGTATTGTACCGTATTGCAATGAAGAAGCAGGAAGCATAA
- a CDS encoding peptide MFS transporter produces MTSTTAQKGHPKGLAVLFATEMWERFNYYGMRAILVLFMTKALLFDKAFASNLYGSYTGLVYLTPLLGGYIADRYWGNQRSIIVGGIVMALGEFLLFFCASTYQSSPDLSAVLFFSGLGLMITGNGFFKPNISSLVGQMYPQGDRRIDSAYTIFYMGINVGGALGPLVCGFVGDTGNPEDFKWAFLAGGIAMLLSVVIQKLYHHKYVLDPNQQVLGLTPAGVAPAWTKPVNIVLGMLVLSGIMIGALYMDAKVVGFLTYVLIAAPVLIAFIIFSDKALSAIEKQRVWVIFIVSFFVVFFWSAFEQAGASLTFFAEEQTNRDLGFYVVPASFFQSLNSIYVVSFAPVFAWLWIKLGKREPSSPTKMALGLFLLALGYLWIAFGVKDVQSGVKVSMIWLLGMYALHTWGELCLSPIGLSLVNKLAPIKFASLLMAVWFLANAAANKLAGVLSSLYPDGKTTNFMGYEMNNLYDFFMLFVGMAGVAAAILFFLTKRLQKMMH; encoded by the coding sequence ATGACTTCAACCACTGCTCAAAAAGGGCATCCTAAAGGATTAGCGGTTTTATTTGCTACTGAAATGTGGGAGCGTTTTAACTACTATGGCATGCGTGCTATTCTGGTTTTGTTCATGACAAAAGCTTTATTATTTGATAAAGCATTCGCTTCTAATCTTTATGGCAGCTATACTGGTTTAGTATATTTAACACCATTACTCGGTGGTTATATTGCAGACCGTTACTGGGGTAACCAGCGATCCATCATTGTAGGTGGTATTGTGATGGCACTTGGTGAATTCTTATTATTCTTTTGTGCATCTACTTATCAATCTTCTCCTGATCTTTCTGCTGTATTGTTCTTCTCCGGTTTAGGTTTGATGATTACCGGTAATGGTTTCTTCAAACCGAACATCTCTTCCTTGGTAGGACAAATGTATCCACAAGGCGATAGAAGAATCGACTCAGCTTATACCATCTTCTACATGGGTATCAATGTGGGTGGAGCATTAGGTCCATTGGTGTGTGGCTTTGTTGGTGATACCGGTAATCCTGAAGATTTTAAGTGGGCGTTCTTAGCAGGCGGTATCGCTATGTTGTTAAGTGTGGTGATTCAAAAATTGTATCACCATAAATATGTATTAGATCCCAATCAACAAGTCTTGGGCTTAACGCCTGCAGGTGTTGCGCCAGCCTGGACAAAGCCTGTGAATATTGTTTTAGGTATGTTGGTATTGTCTGGCATCATGATTGGTGCACTCTACATGGATGCAAAAGTGGTAGGCTTTCTTACTTATGTGCTGATTGCTGCACCAGTCTTGATTGCATTCATCATCTTCTCAGATAAAGCTTTGAGTGCAATAGAAAAGCAGCGTGTGTGGGTAATCTTCATTGTATCATTCTTTGTGGTGTTTTTCTGGAGTGCATTTGAGCAAGCTGGTGCTTCGCTGACTTTCTTTGCTGAAGAACAAACAAATCGTGATCTTGGTTTCTACGTAGTGCCTGCGAGTTTCTTTCAGTCACTCAACTCTATTTATGTGGTAAGCTTCGCGCCGGTATTTGCCTGGTTGTGGATTAAGCTCGGTAAGCGCGAACCATCATCACCCACCAAAATGGCTTTGGGTTTATTCTTATTGGCATTAGGTTATTTGTGGATTGCATTTGGTGTGAAAGATGTACAGAGTGGTGTGAAAGTGAGCATGATTTGGTTGTTGGGTATGTATGCGCTGCACACTTGGGGTGAACTGTGTTTATCGCCCATCGGTTTGTCTTTAGTGAATAAACTCGCACCAATCAAGTTTGCTTCTTTATTGATGGCGGTATGGTTCTTGGCCAATGCTGCTGCGAATAAACTGGCCGGCGTGTTGAGTTCTTTATACCCTGATGGTAAGACAACCAATTTCATGGGATATGAGATGAATAATCTATACGATTTCTTCATGTTGTTTGTAGGTATGGCAGGTGTTGCAGCGGCTATTTTATTCTTCCTGACGAAGCGGTTGCAGAAAATGATGCATTAA